From a region of the Desulfomonile tiedjei genome:
- a CDS encoding acetyl-CoA C-acetyltransferase, which yields MRDVVIAGYLRTAQSRSRPKDPARDVFCKMRADELLAKLLPELVKRAGLKPEEIDDFIVGCATAVGEQWAYGGRFPIFLANFPNTIAAKFVDQQCGSSMAAIHMGFLEVATQNADVVMVGGMEHMTRIPMGQSTTEGGLIVPNMALFAAPEYLHWDMMTTMNMGLTAQKLLAQAGLNREDMDKWAVRSHHRAAKAQEAGFFDGEILPIEAEQADGSVLTVKTDQAVRADTTLEGLAKLSPAYKKDHQITAGNSSPLNAAASSMILMAKETAEAKGIKPLATIKSIGFAGVDPTIMGAGPVPASQKALQKAGLQAKDVDFWEINEAFSVVALNCIKELGLDPEKVNVMGGGVAIGHALGATGIRLVGTLARIMEKNGGRYGCANACVGGGQGVATIIERTV from the coding sequence ATGAGAGACGTAGTTATCGCAGGATACCTCAGGACCGCTCAATCCCGTTCCCGGCCAAAGGACCCGGCCAGAGACGTATTCTGCAAAATGAGGGCCGATGAGCTGCTGGCCAAGCTGCTCCCCGAGTTGGTCAAGAGAGCAGGCCTCAAGCCCGAGGAAATCGATGATTTCATCGTGGGATGCGCCACCGCTGTTGGCGAACAGTGGGCTTATGGAGGTCGCTTCCCGATCTTTTTGGCCAACTTCCCCAATACGATCGCAGCCAAATTCGTAGATCAGCAGTGCGGTTCCTCCATGGCTGCCATACACATGGGTTTCCTGGAAGTTGCCACCCAAAACGCGGACGTCGTCATGGTGGGAGGCATGGAGCACATGACGAGGATTCCCATGGGGCAATCAACGACCGAGGGCGGGCTGATCGTCCCGAACATGGCTCTTTTCGCGGCTCCGGAGTACCTGCACTGGGACATGATGACCACCATGAATATGGGGCTCACAGCTCAGAAGCTCCTCGCCCAGGCCGGCCTGAATCGTGAAGACATGGACAAGTGGGCTGTGCGGTCTCACCACCGGGCTGCAAAAGCCCAGGAAGCCGGCTTCTTCGATGGTGAGATACTGCCGATCGAAGCGGAGCAGGCAGACGGTTCAGTCCTTACCGTGAAAACGGACCAGGCGGTACGGGCGGACACGACCCTTGAAGGACTGGCGAAACTGTCTCCGGCTTACAAGAAGGATCATCAGATTACCGCAGGCAATTCGTCGCCTCTCAATGCCGCTGCCTCATCCATGATTTTGATGGCCAAAGAGACTGCTGAGGCAAAGGGAATCAAACCTCTGGCGACCATCAAATCCATTGGTTTCGCGGGTGTGGATCCGACAATCATGGGCGCGGGCCCGGTGCCTGCCAGCCAAAAAGCCCTTCAAAAGGCGGGCTTGCAGGCCAAAGATGTCGATTTTTGGGAAATCAACGAGGCTTTCTCCGTTGTGGCCCTGAACTGCATCAAGGAACTGGGGCTCGATCCGGAAAAAGTCAATGTTATGGGCGGAGGAGTAGCCATTGGGCATGCTCTGGGAGCGACCGGTATTCGGCTCGTAGGGACCCTGGCCCGCATCATGGAGAAAAACGGCGGACGCTACGGATGCGCCAACGCGTGTGTGGGTGGCGGTCAGGGCGTGGCCACGATCATCGAGCGGACTGTCTAA
- a CDS encoding acyl-CoA dehydrogenase translates to MAEKFVSKRNLDFLLYEVHGVEQLSRLPYFEDHTRETYDLVVDTALKLARNLIYPYFREMDEKAPFLEDGQVKVHPVVKTMMKEWGEGGWISSSMPYDVGGQQLPITVHMACNYIFGAANFPATGYPGLTTGAAHLILSYGTNDLRETYVPQMLGGEWQGTMALTEPQAGSSLSDITTRAEPTDQGYYKIRGQKIFISAGDHDGVENVVHMMLAKIKGAPLGVKGISLFLVPKKRLTSDGTLEPNDVAVATVYHKLGYRGCPITQLSMGENDDCRGFLVGEAHKGLSYMFQMMNEARIGVGMQATAITSAAYYASLEYARERPQGRRLSSKDPTLPQIPIIEHPDIRRMLLFQRAVSEGSLSVILQCAMYSDLAKTEDAEQKERCELLLDLLTPVAKSYPSENGIISVSQGLQILGGYGYCQEFPLEQYYRDIRIHPIHEGTTGIQALDLLGRKVVMKNGQALRIYLEEAQATIQAAMPYEGLRPYAERLKEALETLQGVTLHLVQFGMQGQVEKFLADATLYLELFGIIAIAWQWLVQGVAAQKGLETDCATLDKRFYEGKLHTMRYFFHYEVPKTCGLAARLMETDGLTVEMSSAVFDD, encoded by the coding sequence ATGGCGGAAAAATTCGTCAGCAAGCGGAACCTCGATTTCCTGCTTTACGAAGTGCATGGAGTGGAACAACTTTCGAGGTTGCCCTATTTCGAAGATCATACCCGTGAGACGTACGATCTTGTTGTGGATACGGCCCTGAAATTGGCTCGTAACTTGATCTACCCGTACTTCCGGGAAATGGATGAAAAGGCGCCGTTTCTGGAGGACGGCCAGGTGAAGGTCCATCCTGTGGTCAAGACCATGATGAAGGAATGGGGAGAGGGCGGGTGGATCTCTTCTTCCATGCCGTACGACGTGGGGGGCCAACAACTGCCCATCACGGTGCACATGGCTTGCAACTACATATTTGGAGCGGCCAATTTCCCCGCCACGGGTTATCCGGGCTTAACGACGGGAGCCGCTCACCTGATTCTCTCTTACGGCACGAACGACCTTAGGGAAACCTACGTTCCCCAGATGCTGGGCGGCGAGTGGCAAGGGACAATGGCCCTCACCGAACCCCAGGCCGGCAGCTCTCTTTCCGACATTACCACCCGCGCGGAACCCACGGATCAAGGATACTACAAGATCCGAGGGCAGAAGATATTCATCTCGGCCGGGGACCATGACGGTGTGGAGAATGTGGTCCACATGATGCTGGCCAAGATCAAAGGCGCTCCGCTCGGCGTCAAGGGCATTTCCCTCTTCCTGGTCCCCAAGAAGAGGCTCACGAGTGACGGGACCCTCGAACCCAACGATGTGGCCGTGGCGACGGTGTATCACAAATTGGGCTACCGAGGGTGTCCGATCACTCAGCTCAGCATGGGGGAAAACGACGATTGTCGCGGGTTCCTTGTGGGGGAGGCCCACAAAGGTCTCTCGTACATGTTTCAGATGATGAACGAGGCACGTATAGGCGTAGGCATGCAGGCTACTGCCATTACTTCCGCGGCCTACTACGCGTCTCTGGAATATGCGAGGGAGAGGCCTCAGGGCCGCAGGCTGTCCAGCAAGGACCCGACGCTGCCGCAAATTCCCATCATTGAACATCCGGATATCAGAAGGATGCTTCTCTTCCAAAGAGCAGTGTCGGAAGGCTCCCTGTCCGTGATTCTTCAGTGCGCTATGTACTCGGATCTGGCGAAAACAGAGGATGCGGAGCAAAAAGAACGCTGCGAACTCTTGCTCGATCTACTGACTCCCGTGGCAAAGAGCTATCCGTCTGAAAACGGAATCATCTCGGTAAGTCAGGGGCTCCAGATACTTGGAGGTTATGGTTACTGCCAGGAATTCCCCCTGGAGCAATACTACCGCGACATCAGGATACATCCCATCCACGAAGGGACTACCGGTATACAGGCCCTGGACCTGCTTGGCCGCAAGGTAGTCATGAAGAACGGCCAAGCCTTGCGAATCTATCTTGAAGAGGCCCAGGCCACCATACAGGCCGCCATGCCATACGAGGGACTTAGGCCGTATGCGGAGCGATTAAAGGAAGCTCTGGAAACACTCCAGGGCGTTACCCTTCATCTTGTGCAATTCGGCATGCAAGGTCAGGTGGAGAAGTTTTTGGCCGACGCAACGCTGTATCTGGAACTGTTCGGGATTATTGCTATTGCTTGGCAATGGCTGGTCCAAGGTGTAGCCGCTCAAAAGGGATTAGAGACCGATTGCGCTACCCTGGACAAACGGTTCTACGAGGGCAAGCTTCACACCATGCGTTACTTCTTTCACTATGAGGTACCTAAGACCTGCGGTTTGGCCGCGAGGCTCATGGAGACCGACGGCCTGACAGTGGAAATGAGCAGCGCAGTCTTTGATGACTGA
- a CDS encoding long-chain fatty acid--CoA ligase, with protein MEKIWLKAYADGVPPEVAFERITLPQALARSAERYPDSPALLFQGTKITYRQLDDLVSRFASALAALGVRPGDKVALLMPNLVQTVVATYGALRAGAVVVMNNPLYTDRELEHQYNDSGSQYLVSLDLLVPRMINLRQKTGIRKIVSCHIRDFLPFPLKQLFPFVKKGMHLKTPAAPDVFEFMDLVKKYEPITNPPKLEWDSTAVLLYTGGTTGVSKGVELTHANLSSNVQQTNAWFPEFAPGGEIVVGCLPFFHSFGMTSAMNVAIYHGYANILIPKPEPKPILEAIDKYKATFIPAVPTLYNGMINFPELKKYSLKSLKGCFSGGAPMPMETMRKFEELTGAQICEGYGLTETSPVTHTNPFGAKTKLGTIGLPMPNTDAKLVDVDDYSKEITTPGEPGELCLKGPQIMKGYINRPDETAATLRDGWLLTGDIAIVDEEGYFSIVDRKKDMIISGGFNIYPRDVDEVLFSHPKILEACVIGVPDEYSGERIKAYVVLKEGETAAPEEIVDYCKQNLVKYKVPKYVEFVKDLPKSAVGKILRKELRAMDQAKAGSTR; from the coding sequence ATGGAAAAGATTTGGCTGAAAGCGTACGCGGATGGTGTTCCACCAGAGGTGGCCTTCGAAAGAATCACCCTGCCGCAGGCCCTTGCGAGATCAGCCGAGCGGTACCCCGATAGCCCGGCTCTGCTGTTCCAGGGCACAAAAATAACATACCGCCAACTTGATGACTTGGTCTCCAGGTTTGCGTCAGCCCTGGCGGCCCTAGGGGTTAGGCCCGGCGACAAGGTGGCTCTCCTAATGCCGAATCTCGTTCAGACGGTAGTGGCAACCTATGGGGCCTTGAGAGCCGGAGCAGTGGTGGTCATGAACAATCCCCTGTACACGGACCGCGAACTGGAGCATCAGTACAACGACTCCGGTTCCCAATACCTTGTAAGCCTCGACCTCTTGGTCCCGAGAATGATCAATTTGAGGCAAAAGACAGGGATTCGAAAGATCGTCTCCTGTCATATTCGGGACTTTCTGCCTTTTCCTCTCAAGCAGTTGTTCCCGTTCGTCAAGAAAGGCATGCACCTGAAAACCCCGGCGGCTCCCGATGTTTTCGAGTTCATGGATCTGGTGAAGAAATACGAGCCGATAACCAACCCGCCAAAACTGGAGTGGGACAGCACGGCTGTTTTGCTCTACACGGGCGGAACCACTGGTGTGTCCAAAGGCGTCGAGCTGACTCATGCAAATCTGTCCAGTAATGTTCAGCAGACCAACGCCTGGTTTCCCGAATTCGCGCCGGGCGGCGAGATCGTGGTCGGTTGCCTCCCGTTCTTTCATTCCTTTGGGATGACCTCGGCCATGAACGTCGCGATCTATCACGGATACGCGAACATCCTGATTCCCAAACCTGAGCCCAAACCAATTCTGGAGGCGATCGACAAGTACAAGGCAACTTTCATACCCGCTGTGCCGACGTTGTACAACGGCATGATCAACTTCCCCGAGCTGAAGAAATACAGCCTCAAATCCCTTAAAGGGTGCTTCTCCGGAGGGGCCCCGATGCCGATGGAGACCATGAGGAAGTTCGAGGAACTTACCGGTGCTCAGATCTGCGAAGGCTATGGGTTGACTGAAACCTCGCCCGTCACCCATACCAATCCGTTTGGCGCCAAGACCAAGCTCGGCACCATAGGTTTGCCGATGCCCAATACAGACGCCAAGCTCGTGGACGTGGACGATTACAGCAAAGAGATCACAACACCCGGAGAGCCCGGCGAACTGTGTCTCAAGGGTCCGCAGATTATGAAGGGCTATATCAATCGCCCGGACGAGACCGCCGCCACATTACGAGACGGCTGGCTCCTCACCGGTGACATCGCGATCGTTGACGAAGAAGGCTACTTCAGCATCGTGGACAGAAAAAAGGACATGATTATCTCGGGGGGATTCAACATCTATCCGAGGGATGTGGACGAAGTCCTCTTCTCGCACCCGAAAATCCTTGAAGCATGCGTGATAGGAGTTCCGGACGAATATTCCGGCGAGCGCATCAAGGCCTATGTGGTGCTCAAAGAAGGGGAAACGGCCGCTCCTGAGGAGATCGTTGACTACTGCAAGCAGAACCTCGTGAAGTACAAGGTCCCGAAGTACGTGGAATTCGTTAAGGACCTTCCAAAAAGCGCGGTGGGCAAGATCCTCCGTAAGGAGTTAAGGGCCATGGACCAGGCGAAGGCCGGTTCCACCCGATAG